A genomic region of Tsukamurella pulmonis contains the following coding sequences:
- a CDS encoding HAD-IA family hydrolase: MLTGRALLLDMDGTLVDSHAVVERCWTAWAREKGLDPARVLAVAHGRQGHATMADLLPDRPVEVNLAENRALLAQETADTEGIVPVAGAPAFLAALDGAPHALVTSADLALATARMGAAGLPVPAVRVTAEDVRASKPDPEGFLRGAALLGFDPADCIVFEDSEAGTTAARAAGMRVVGVGPQAARFSPDVQVDDLTTVTVTVDDEGIHLTV; this comes from the coding sequence ATGCTCACCGGCCGCGCTCTACTGCTGGACATGGACGGCACACTGGTCGATTCGCACGCCGTCGTCGAACGCTGCTGGACGGCCTGGGCCCGGGAGAAGGGCCTCGATCCGGCGCGGGTGCTCGCCGTCGCGCACGGCCGCCAGGGGCACGCCACCATGGCGGATTTGCTGCCCGACCGCCCCGTCGAGGTCAACCTCGCGGAGAACCGCGCGCTGCTCGCGCAGGAGACCGCCGACACCGAGGGCATCGTCCCCGTCGCCGGCGCGCCCGCGTTCCTCGCCGCGCTCGACGGTGCCCCGCACGCCCTCGTCACCTCCGCGGACCTCGCGCTGGCGACGGCGCGCATGGGCGCAGCGGGCCTGCCGGTGCCGGCGGTGCGGGTGACCGCGGAGGACGTGCGCGCCAGCAAGCCCGACCCCGAGGGCTTCCTGCGCGGCGCGGCGCTCCTCGGGTTCGACCCCGCCGACTGCATCGTCTTCGAGGATTCGGAGGCGGGCACCACCGCGGCGAGGGCCGCCGGGATGCGCGTGGTCGGGGTGGGCCCGCAGGCGGCGCGCTTCTCGCCCGACGTGCAGGTCGACGACCTGACGACGGTGACGGTCACCGTCGACGACGAGGGCATCCACCTGACCGTCTGA
- a CDS encoding alpha-hydroxy acid oxidase gives MIELAARAERVLAPDVWAYLMRGATDGESPWERWRFMPRVLRDVRSIDTSASVFGDWRSPIGVAPTAFHRLVHTGGEAAVARAAAACGAPFVLSMRATTRIEEVAAAAGGPWWQQVYLMRDRGITDALVQRAAAAGATALVLTGDTPYVGRSGGRGLPPLDDDLALVNVAQHLPPGADAWTAIEQDAGAVLDDIGRLADLTGLPVIVKGVLRADEARRCVDAGAAGVWVSDHGGRQLGRTVAPSQALPWIAAAVGQRARVLVDGDVRGGLDALAALALGADAVFVGRPVLWALADSGGDGVAALLAGLHDDLRHAMGLAGAVHLGELTDDLVVPR, from the coding sequence ATGATCGAACTCGCAGCGCGGGCGGAACGGGTACTCGCACCCGACGTCTGGGCCTATCTGATGCGCGGCGCGACCGACGGCGAGTCACCCTGGGAGCGATGGCGATTCATGCCGCGGGTACTGCGCGATGTCCGGTCGATCGACACCTCGGCGAGTGTCTTCGGCGACTGGCGCTCCCCCATCGGCGTGGCCCCGACTGCGTTCCACCGCCTCGTGCATACCGGCGGCGAGGCGGCGGTGGCCCGCGCCGCGGCTGCCTGCGGCGCCCCGTTCGTGCTGTCCATGCGCGCGACAACCCGGATCGAGGAGGTCGCCGCGGCGGCCGGTGGGCCGTGGTGGCAGCAGGTCTACCTCATGCGGGACCGCGGCATCACCGATGCGCTCGTGCAGCGCGCCGCCGCGGCGGGTGCGACGGCGCTGGTCCTCACCGGCGACACCCCGTACGTGGGACGCTCCGGCGGCCGCGGGCTGCCACCGCTGGACGACGACCTGGCCCTCGTCAACGTCGCCCAGCACCTGCCGCCCGGCGCCGACGCGTGGACCGCTATCGAGCAGGACGCCGGTGCCGTCCTGGATGACATCGGCCGGCTCGCCGACCTCACGGGCCTCCCGGTGATCGTCAAGGGCGTGCTGCGCGCCGACGAGGCCCGGCGCTGCGTCGACGCAGGCGCGGCCGGCGTGTGGGTGAGCGATCACGGCGGGCGGCAGCTCGGCCGCACCGTCGCGCCGTCGCAGGCGCTGCCGTGGATCGCCGCGGCCGTCGGACAGCGAGCGCGGGTCCTGGTGGACGGCGATGTCCGCGGCGGCCTGGACGCGCTGGCCGCGCTCGCGCTCGGCGCGGACGCGGTCTTCGTCGGCCGCCCGGTCCTGTGGGCCCTGGCGGACTCGGGCGGTGACGGCGTCGCAGCCCTGCTGGCGGGGCTCCACGACGACCTCCGGCACGCCATGGGGCTGGCGGGCGCCGTGCATCTCGGGGAGTTGACGGACGACCTCGTCGTCCCTCGCTGA
- a CDS encoding DUF4349 domain-containing protein, which yields MTARTTPDDILTDDRLAAMRSVVMAEVDTDVQARRRSRRRRTMGIAAAAAIAVVAVGGGVVVNQFQDTGSDKSFSVPGAGPQTAARGAAESAPVTGGAPLAAPAPQAAPTTGPMPPPTPTPITNNRHVVTTGTVTVTSTDPAAAAKDLAATAERLDGRVDERRETRGDQASATLRLRIPSERITELLDRAGGVGTVASVQLEHEDVTDTAVDLDARIRATRVSVDRLSAVLARAETTDQVIAAESALTSRQQELESLQSRRASIADRVSLSTVTVTIEKPTVTVDRSGFAGGLQDGWDALLAAGRWLLVIAGAVLPWAALLALLYAAYRAVRAARRHS from the coding sequence ATGACCGCCCGCACCACCCCCGACGACATCCTCACCGACGATCGGCTCGCCGCGATGCGCTCGGTCGTCATGGCCGAGGTCGACACCGATGTGCAGGCGCGCCGTCGCAGCCGGCGGCGCCGCACGATGGGCATCGCGGCGGCCGCCGCGATCGCCGTCGTCGCCGTCGGCGGCGGCGTCGTGGTGAACCAGTTCCAGGACACCGGCAGCGACAAGTCGTTCTCCGTGCCGGGCGCGGGACCGCAGACCGCCGCCCGCGGAGCCGCGGAGTCCGCGCCCGTCACCGGCGGGGCACCGCTGGCGGCCCCCGCACCGCAGGCCGCCCCCACCACGGGGCCGATGCCGCCGCCGACCCCGACGCCGATCACCAACAACCGGCACGTGGTCACCACCGGCACGGTGACGGTCACGAGCACGGATCCCGCTGCCGCGGCGAAGGACCTGGCGGCCACCGCCGAGCGCCTCGACGGCCGCGTCGATGAGCGGCGGGAGACCCGCGGTGACCAGGCTTCGGCCACACTGCGCCTGCGCATTCCGAGCGAGAGGATCACCGAACTGCTCGACCGGGCCGGCGGCGTCGGCACCGTCGCGTCCGTGCAGCTCGAGCACGAGGACGTCACGGACACCGCCGTGGACCTGGACGCGCGCATCCGCGCGACCCGGGTCTCCGTCGACCGGTTGAGCGCGGTGCTCGCGCGGGCCGAGACCACGGATCAGGTGATCGCGGCGGAGTCCGCGCTGACCTCCCGCCAGCAGGAGCTCGAATCCCTGCAGTCGCGACGCGCGTCGATCGCCGACCGGGTCTCCCTCTCGACGGTGACGGTGACGATCGAGAAGCCGACCGTCACCGTCGACCGGTCCGGGTTCGCGGGCGGACTGCAGGACGGGTGGGACGCGCTGCTGGCCGCCGGCCGGTGGCTGTTGGTGATCGCCGGAGCGGTGCTGCCCTGGGCGGCGCTGCTCGCACTGCTCTACGCGGCCTACCGCGCGGTGCGGGCCGCGCGGCGCCACTCCTGA
- a CDS encoding RNA polymerase sigma factor, producing MRTDESADRALLARAAGGDGAAFAAIHDRHVRAVYWQAYSVLHDADAAQEVAQDTFLTLWRRIDSVRIVDESVLPWLMTTARYTALNTGRRLAAVRDRSAPLDTVEPPDAAASPEDEALAAEVRGLIADAVHALSPTDQRLYRLCVEDERTYERAAAEVGVSHAAVRNRVSRLRSRLRADLSTLREQS from the coding sequence ATGAGAACCGACGAGTCCGCGGACCGGGCCCTCCTCGCCCGCGCCGCGGGCGGGGACGGCGCCGCATTCGCGGCGATCCACGACCGCCACGTGCGCGCGGTCTACTGGCAGGCCTACTCCGTGCTGCACGACGCCGATGCGGCGCAGGAGGTCGCCCAGGACACCTTCCTCACACTGTGGCGCCGGATCGACTCCGTGCGGATCGTCGACGAATCGGTGCTGCCCTGGCTGATGACCACGGCGCGGTACACCGCGCTCAACACCGGTCGCCGGCTCGCCGCCGTCCGCGACAGATCGGCGCCGCTGGACACCGTGGAGCCGCCGGACGCCGCCGCCTCGCCGGAGGACGAGGCACTCGCCGCCGAGGTCCGTGGCCTCATCGCCGACGCCGTGCACGCCCTGTCCCCCACCGATCAGCGCCTCTACCGGCTCTGCGTCGAGGACGAGAGGACCTACGAGCGGGCCGCGGCCGAGGTGGGCGTGAGCCACGCCGCCGTCCGCAACCGCGTCTCCCGGCTGCGCAGCCGTCTGCGCGCCGACCTGAGCACCCTGAGGGAGCAGTCATGA